A stretch of the Desulfitobacterium chlororespirans DSM 11544 genome encodes the following:
- the carA gene encoding glutamine-hydrolyzing carbamoyl-phosphate synthase small subunit → MQAALVLETGKIFMGESLGAGGEIRGEVVFNTGMSGYQEVLTDPSYKGQMVCMTYPLIGNYGINSLDNQSPQIQVQGFIVKEAARNPHHWQLEKNISRALAQAGVVGIKSIDTRALTRIIREYGVLRGMITTELGELDQKALELKNWEIPQDAVARVSTKETYKLSPLGETDSRKPFHVVVMDFGIKNSILRAMQEEGYALTVVPYSASAQEILALKPDGVFLSNGPGDPKDVEVGIKTISGFVNKFPVFGICLGHQLLTLALGGDTYKLKYGHRGGNQPVQDLRTKKVHITSQNHGYAVAEGSLADTLLEVTHLNLNDQTVEGVRHKELPVFSVQYHPEAGPGPNDSLYLFKEFSTLMTEGRIHHAT, encoded by the coding sequence TTGCAGGCTGCATTAGTATTAGAAACCGGAAAAATATTCATGGGAGAGTCCTTGGGCGCCGGCGGCGAAATTCGGGGAGAGGTGGTTTTCAATACAGGGATGAGCGGCTATCAGGAAGTCCTCACCGATCCTTCCTATAAGGGACAGATGGTATGCATGACCTATCCGCTGATCGGTAACTACGGCATCAATTCCTTAGACAATCAGTCCCCTCAGATCCAGGTCCAGGGATTTATCGTCAAAGAAGCAGCGCGTAACCCCCATCATTGGCAACTGGAAAAGAATATCTCCAGAGCCTTGGCCCAGGCAGGGGTTGTCGGAATCAAAAGTATCGATACCCGGGCCTTAACCCGCATTATCCGGGAGTATGGCGTGTTGCGGGGAATGATTACCACAGAGCTTGGGGAGCTGGACCAAAAAGCACTGGAGTTAAAGAACTGGGAGATTCCCCAGGATGCAGTGGCTCGGGTAAGCACCAAGGAGACCTATAAGCTGTCGCCTTTGGGTGAAACGGACTCCCGGAAACCTTTCCATGTGGTGGTTATGGATTTTGGCATTAAAAACAGTATCCTCAGAGCTATGCAGGAAGAAGGCTATGCCCTGACTGTGGTTCCTTACTCTGCTTCTGCTCAGGAGATTCTCGCTCTGAAACCGGATGGTGTTTTCCTCTCCAATGGTCCCGGGGACCCTAAGGATGTGGAGGTTGGAATTAAGACTATTAGCGGATTCGTGAATAAGTTTCCTGTCTTTGGCATCTGCCTGGGGCACCAGCTCCTGACCTTAGCTTTAGGCGGGGACACCTATAAGCTTAAATATGGGCATCGGGGAGGTAATCAGCCCGTTCAGGATTTGCGTACGAAAAAGGTCCATATTACTTCCCAAAACCATGGCTATGCTGTGGCTGAGGGGAGTTTGGCCGATACCCTTCTGGAAGTCACTCATCTCAACCTGAATGATCAGACTGTGGAAGGGGTCCGGCATAAGGAGCTCCCGGTATTTTCCGTGCAGTATCACCCGGAAGCCGGACCGGGCCCCAATGACTCACTCTATCTTTTTAAAGAGTTTTCCACCTTGATGACGGAAGGGAGGATACATCATGCCACTTAA
- the carB gene encoding carbamoyl-phosphate synthase large subunit → MPLNPAWKKVLVIGSGPIVIGQAAEFDYAGTQACKALREVGIEVILVNSNPATIMTDEQMADRIYLEPLLPQNLEGILDQERPDALLPTLGGQTGLNLAMKLQEEGILERYGVTLIGCSAETIYKAEDREAFKETMLEIGEPIAESAIVTSLEEGLAFTVRRGYPVIVRPAYTLGGTGGGFAKNEKELLEVLHRGLQASPIHQCLLERSVAGWKEIEYEVMRDAMDNCITVCNMENIDPVGIHTGDSIVVAPSQTLTDGEYQMLRSSSLKIIRALGVNGGCNVQFALDPESREYVVIEVNPRVSRSSALASKATGYPIAKMAALLAVGFTLPELRNPVTGHTSACFEPALDYVVVKFPRWPFDKFPAADNRLGTQMKATGEVMAIDRTLEGALLKAVRSLEIGAVGLRIADSGRWTEMEIEHKLAQADHERLFAIAEAFRRDWTVLEVRMLTKIDPFFLNKLKELVLLERRLGSEPLTLELLRSAKSQGFSDQSIGRLRGMTQEEIRQERRRYGLKPVYKTVDTCAAEFYSSTPYYYSTYEEEDEVAVHSGPKVIVLGSGPIRIGQGIEFDYCSVHALWALQELGIESIMINNNPETVSTDFDTGDKLYFEPLTLEDVLHIIEKEKADGVLVQFGGQTAINLASPLQKAGVRILGSQVDAIDKAEDRERFAQLLLELGIPQSEGCAATSVSQARAIAEELGFPVLVRPSYVIGGRAMQVVEDLAELEGYLTRAITLSPEHPILVDRYLEGKEVEVDAIADGETTVIPGIMEHIERAGVHSGDSLAVYPPQSLTPSEIQQIQDYTCRIAKGMEVRGLLNIQFVVVNGKVYVIEVNPRASRTVPILSKVTGIPLVSLAVRVAMGEKLADMGYGNGLAPEIPFVVVKAPVFSFEKLTQVETSLGPEMKSTGEVLGMDVNFGYALAKAFAASHVPLPEKGDILVAVAEKDRPEAIAMTRELSRLGFGVKATGNTAKALLFCGIPLEEVGEASTELKEAVRRQEFSFILSTPSKGDSEERTGYLLRRLAAEHRVPCLTSMDTAQAVVRALKEIRHHTAPQALPLQAYLAMKRSAAATSTLTPERLKGADVG, encoded by the coding sequence ATGCCACTTAATCCAGCCTGGAAAAAAGTACTCGTCATTGGCTCAGGCCCGATCGTCATCGGTCAGGCGGCAGAATTCGACTATGCCGGCACTCAGGCCTGCAAAGCTTTGCGGGAAGTTGGGATCGAAGTCATTCTGGTGAACAGCAATCCGGCCACCATCATGACCGATGAACAGATGGCGGATCGCATCTATCTGGAACCCCTTTTGCCCCAAAACCTGGAAGGAATTTTAGATCAGGAACGGCCTGATGCCCTCCTCCCCACCCTAGGCGGGCAGACGGGATTGAATCTGGCCATGAAACTTCAGGAAGAAGGAATTCTGGAGCGTTATGGAGTTACCCTGATCGGGTGTAGTGCGGAAACGATCTATAAGGCAGAAGATCGGGAAGCTTTCAAGGAAACCATGCTGGAAATCGGTGAACCCATTGCCGAAAGTGCCATCGTCACCAGTCTGGAAGAAGGTCTGGCATTTACTGTCCGCCGGGGATATCCAGTGATTGTCCGTCCGGCTTACACCTTAGGGGGTACAGGAGGGGGCTTTGCTAAAAATGAAAAGGAGCTTCTGGAGGTGCTGCACCGGGGACTGCAAGCCAGCCCCATTCATCAATGCCTCTTGGAGCGCAGTGTGGCGGGCTGGAAAGAAATTGAATACGAAGTAATGCGGGATGCTATGGATAATTGCATTACTGTCTGCAATATGGAAAATATCGATCCAGTGGGAATCCATACGGGGGATAGTATCGTTGTAGCTCCCTCACAAACCTTGACCGATGGCGAGTACCAAATGCTGCGATCATCTTCCCTGAAGATCATCCGGGCTCTGGGTGTGAATGGAGGCTGTAATGTTCAGTTTGCCCTGGACCCTGAGAGCAGGGAGTATGTGGTCATTGAGGTAAATCCACGGGTCAGCCGCTCCAGTGCCTTGGCGTCCAAAGCTACCGGCTATCCTATCGCCAAGATGGCTGCCCTTTTAGCGGTGGGCTTCACCCTGCCGGAACTGCGCAACCCGGTTACCGGTCACACCAGCGCCTGCTTTGAGCCGGCTCTGGATTATGTAGTGGTCAAATTCCCCCGTTGGCCCTTTGATAAATTTCCGGCGGCGGATAATCGCCTGGGGACGCAAATGAAAGCCACCGGCGAAGTTATGGCCATAGACAGGACGCTGGAAGGCGCCTTGCTGAAGGCTGTCCGTTCTCTGGAGATCGGAGCGGTGGGCTTAAGAATAGCCGATTCAGGACGTTGGACGGAGATGGAGATCGAGCATAAGCTGGCTCAGGCAGATCATGAACGCCTCTTTGCTATTGCTGAAGCTTTCCGTCGGGATTGGACCGTTCTCGAAGTCCGGATGCTGACTAAGATCGATCCCTTTTTCCTGAACAAACTGAAGGAACTGGTGCTGCTGGAACGCCGCCTGGGGAGTGAGCCCCTTACCTTAGAGCTGTTGCGTTCAGCCAAAAGCCAAGGGTTTTCCGATCAGTCCATCGGCCGCTTGCGGGGGATGACTCAGGAAGAGATCCGGCAGGAACGCCGTCGTTACGGCCTGAAGCCTGTCTACAAAACAGTGGATACCTGTGCTGCCGAGTTTTATTCCTCCACACCCTATTACTATTCTACTTATGAAGAAGAGGATGAAGTGGCAGTTCATTCCGGCCCCAAAGTCATTGTTCTGGGCTCGGGACCGATTCGGATCGGCCAAGGGATAGAATTTGACTATTGCTCTGTTCATGCTCTTTGGGCCTTACAGGAGCTGGGGATTGAGTCGATCATGATCAATAATAATCCGGAGACGGTTTCTACGGATTTCGATACAGGAGATAAGCTTTATTTTGAACCCTTAACCTTAGAAGATGTCCTCCATATTATTGAGAAGGAAAAAGCTGACGGTGTTTTGGTCCAATTCGGAGGCCAAACGGCCATTAATCTGGCCAGCCCGCTGCAAAAAGCAGGGGTAAGGATTCTCGGCAGTCAAGTCGATGCTATTGATAAGGCCGAAGATCGGGAACGCTTTGCCCAATTGCTCCTTGAACTGGGGATTCCCCAGTCGGAAGGCTGTGCGGCGACCTCGGTCAGTCAGGCCAGGGCTATTGCTGAGGAACTGGGTTTTCCGGTGCTGGTTCGGCCTTCCTATGTTATTGGGGGCAGAGCCATGCAGGTGGTGGAGGACCTTGCCGAGCTGGAAGGCTATCTGACCCGGGCTATCACCCTATCCCCGGAACATCCCATTCTTGTGGACCGCTACCTGGAAGGGAAAGAAGTCGAGGTGGACGCTATTGCTGATGGTGAGACCACGGTCATCCCGGGGATCATGGAGCATATTGAGCGGGCCGGGGTTCACTCCGGAGACAGCCTGGCTGTCTATCCTCCCCAAAGCCTCACCCCTTCAGAAATCCAGCAGATTCAGGATTATACCTGCCGTATAGCGAAAGGCATGGAAGTCCGTGGTCTGCTCAATATTCAGTTTGTGGTGGTCAACGGCAAAGTCTATGTGATTGAGGTGAATCCCCGGGCCAGCCGAACCGTGCCCATTCTCTCCAAGGTTACCGGAATTCCGCTGGTTTCCCTGGCGGTGCGTGTGGCTATGGGTGAGAAGCTGGCGGACATGGGGTATGGAAATGGCCTGGCCCCGGAGATCCCCTTTGTGGTCGTTAAGGCCCCGGTCTTCTCCTTTGAGAAGCTCACCCAAGTCGAAACTTCCTTAGGTCCGGAGATGAAATCTACAGGAGAAGTTTTGGGTATGGATGTGAATTTTGGGTATGCTTTGGCCAAAGCCTTTGCGGCGTCCCATGTTCCTCTGCCGGAAAAGGGAGACATTTTGGTAGCTGTAGCGGAAAAAGACCGCCCGGAAGCCATCGCCATGACCCGGGAACTTTCCCGGCTGGGCTTCGGGGTCAAGGCCACCGGGAATACAGCTAAAGCGTTGCTCTTTTGCGGGATTCCTTTAGAAGAGGTAGGAGAGGCCAGCACCGAGCTTAAGGAAGCCGTCCGCCGGCAGGAATTCTCCTTTATACTCAGCACCCCCAGCAAGGGGGACTCTGAAGAGCGGACCGGTTACTTATTGCGCCGTTTGGCTGCGGAGCACCGGGTACCCTGCCTCACCTCCATGGATACTGCTCAAGCGGTGGTGCGCGCCCTTAAGGAGATTCGCCATCATACTGCGCCCCAAGCCCTTCCTTTACAAGCGTATCTGGCCATGAAGCGTTCCGCCGCAGCAACCAGTACGCTAACCCCGGAGCGCTTGAAGGGCGCGGATGTGGGATAA
- a CDS encoding CarD family transcriptional regulator translates to MFQVGDKVLYPMYGAGIIDSIEEKEVLGVKGQYYLLNIPHVNMEIMIPVGKAEDLGIRQVVNSEVVDDVLRFFFEGDTDPVMFESNNRFYRDINKKKMKSGDIYQESEIIRDLTRKSNLHKLGMEDNNMLHTALQLVTSEIVQVKCVEMEKAVEMLQSVINQAKDEKEKQEALG, encoded by the coding sequence ATGTTTCAAGTGGGTGATAAGGTACTCTATCCCATGTATGGAGCAGGAATAATCGATTCCATTGAAGAAAAAGAGGTCTTAGGTGTTAAAGGGCAGTATTACCTCCTGAACATTCCTCATGTCAATATGGAAATTATGATTCCAGTAGGCAAAGCTGAGGATTTAGGTATACGCCAAGTGGTCAACAGCGAGGTCGTCGATGATGTACTGCGCTTTTTCTTTGAGGGAGATACGGACCCCGTCATGTTTGAAAGCAATAACCGCTTTTACCGTGATATCAATAAGAAGAAAATGAAGAGCGGCGATATCTATCAGGAAAGCGAGATTATTCGCGACTTAACGAGAAAGAGCAATCTCCATAAACTGGGAATGGAAGATAATAATATGCTGCACACAGCCTTGCAGCTTGTCACCAGTGAAATCGTCCAGGTAAAATGCGTCGAAATGGAAAAAGCCGTGGAAATGCTTCAGAGCGTTATCAATCAGGCTAAAGATGAAAAGGAAAAGCAGGAAGCATTGGGCTGA